The genomic DNA GATTCATGCGGGCGCTGCGACAGCATCGAGAAATGATCGTCCTCGATGATCAGGACGTAGGGGTGATCCGCCAGCACGGCGCGCAGGTCGGCCGCACGCTGCGCGGACATGCTCGCCCCGGTCGGATTCTGCGCGCGTGGCGTGCAGATCACCGCACGGATTCCGGCATCCAGTGCCGCGCGCAGACCGTCGACCGTCATCCCCTCATCGTCCACCGGCACGGCGATCGCCCGGTAGCCGCCGAGGCGCACGGTGTGGATGCTGGCCAGGAAGCAGGGATCCTCCAGTGCCACGGCGTCGTCGCGCATCAACGCCTGCGCGAGAAGTCGTTCGACGGCATCCACCGCCCCGCTGGTGATCGTGATGCGGAAGTCGGACTCGCCGAGGTCGGACGCCACCCAGTTCCGCGCCCACGTCTCGAGCGCGCCGTCGATGACCGGTTCACCGTAGAGCACGGGGCGGCCGGTGACGGTGGCCAGGGCGGGGGAGGGATCGGGGATGAGCCGGGCATCCGGGTTGCCGGTGCCGACATCGCGCAGCACGTTGTCCGCGGCGTAGCCCTCCTGGGCGACGGCGTCGACGCCGGCGATCACGGTGCCTGCGCGTCCGCGCGAGATGACCAGCCCGGCTTGCGCCAGCTGTCGATACGCGGCGACGGCGGTGTTGCGATTGACTCCGAGCGTGGCGGCGAGCTCCCGAACCGGCGGCAGCGGGCTCCCCGGACGCAGCGCCCCGCGCTCCCTGAGCCCGCGCACGCTGGCGGCGATATCGGCCGCAGTCGAGCCTGTGATCTCGTGGTTCATGTCACCCCTCGTCATCCGATTCTAGATTGTCCGGACCGGTGCTATCTTTTGACATAGATCAAACACCATCATTGGTTCACCCGAGAGGACCGCAATGACTGACACTGCCCCCACCACCGGTTCCGCACGCG from Microbacterium sp. LWO13-1.2 includes the following:
- a CDS encoding aminotransferase class I/II-fold pyridoxal phosphate-dependent enzyme yields the protein MNHEITGSTAADIAASVRGLRERGALRPGSPLPPVRELAATLGVNRNTAVAAYRQLAQAGLVISRGRAGTVIAGVDAVAQEGYAADNVLRDVGTGNPDARLIPDPSPALATVTGRPVLYGEPVIDGALETWARNWVASDLGESDFRITITSGAVDAVERLLAQALMRDDAVALEDPCFLASIHTVRLGGYRAIAVPVDDEGMTVDGLRAALDAGIRAVICTPRAQNPTGASMSAQRAADLRAVLADHPYVLIIEDDHFSMLSQRPHESLIGPGHRRYALVRSVSKFLGPDMCLAVAATDPETAERLAMRLSPGTTWVSHLLQRLTLAQVTDPEVMARIAVAGRHYAERNEAFAARLRELGLRVPSTDGLSLWVELPQPARLVSERLMRRGWLVRTGDDFALDDRAEPSHHIRLTVHDLSDDDTATLVSDLAAAIR